The DNA window ACACCATGTGTGTTGTCAAATTTGCCCTTATGTTTCCGGAGGTGTATCTCTGGaaatacttttatttatttattttaagttgaTTTGTTCCGTAGATACATATACAAAACCTCTTTTTAACTGAATTATTTGAGAGTTTTCCcaaatgtttttaaaatattttcgtaaATGCATCTCCGTATAAAAcccaaattttggaaaaaaaatatttccaaaagtgTATCTTCAGAAACAAAGACATAAATGTAATTACGTCAGATGTCCAAAAGAACATTTTagatttattaataaatttattaatatactACTACTTCCGATCCCATATATAAGAAAAGATTATCttttaaatatattgaataaattATGTATTTGGACATCATATTattcagatacattatttattcaatatacATCTCTTCGATGAGACAACAATATACATCTCTTCGATGAGACAAGAGGGAGTATCTCTTATCtatgaaaataaaaatggttGTTACATgttttttgtaatttctttcttagaaaataaaaatatcttCTAATGTCACAAACCCCCACCTCTCTAAACGAACAGAGAGCGAAAGAAGGATTTTTGATAGTGAGAGAGACAATGGAGAAAGAGGAATTACGCAGAAGAAAGAATGAGCGATGCGAGAGAATCAAAATTGAGCACTGCATGTACCTACTGCACAGCAGAATGGATTGCGGTTTCTTTGATTTCAGGTATCATTCTTGATTTTCTATTTTTAGTTGAGTTGTGTGTTTTTTTCTTCTCACATTTTGTATATGTTAACATGAATGGccataaaatttatgaaaattctGCTTCTATTTGTTCTTAATTTTTTGGCTATTTATGTTATAAGAATTTGTTGTTTGTATTAGTTAATTGAAGTGTTTATGGTTGTAGTTTTGTATAATAGAAGATGGTTACTTACTTGTTGGTTTTGAAATCTAGGGTTGTTGTGAGTTATTAGTGTTCTTCAGAGTTACTGCCTTGTGCTTTCTATCATACACATTTTCTTTGAGGGTGTTTGGTTACTCATTAATATTCACTGAGGTTGGGGTTGTCGATTTTTAGGAGGATTTGATGAGGAAGTAAATCATGTTTGCATTATTTAGGTAAGTTAACTTAACCACTTTATAAATTgcttattcaaaaatatataaaattcttAAAGAATGAACCAAttctaaatatattttctaaGAGGAGAGATTGTTATACGGATCATcgcattgaattttttttttgttaaaatttggGTTTGGATTTTGTCCGAGAGAAAAGACAGAGTTCAAAGAAGCATTTTTTAGATTGACGATTTGACGGAGGGTATGGCAGAGAAGATGTGAGGCAGAGAGAGGGGAGGAAGAGAGTGGCTACAGATTGGTGATGGTTAAGGCGGTGAGGATAAAGATGACTTGAGAGGTCCATGGCTTGACTGAGAATTTTCAACACATGGCGAAGCACAAATCAGTGGAGACCAAGGCGGCCAGCCATTTATGAAAGGGGCGGAGCAAAGTTAACAAAACTTTGATCTGACGATGATTAATAGATGACAATATTACCCTGTTggcaagtaaaaaaaatattcaaaaattaagATTCAACGATATTTACAAGATTGTGCATCGATACACCGTGTACATTGTATGCTAGAGATCAaagaaatagataaataaaaagaTTGACCCAAAAAATCTCAATCCACGGTATTTTTTTCCGAAAAAGTAcataaaaaaatagataaaacaaATTTCCATAATATTTTATGTGACGGTTACCTCGTCCTTCTAGAAGAGTTCTACTCTTAAGACACCACAAATCTAAATCTTTTGCTATTTCTATGCTTTTGCTTTCTCTCGCTTTCTAGGGTTTCTGCTGTCATTTCAGATTCATACTCTCTTGCTGAAAGGTAATTCCTTTTCCATGCCTATGAGTATGTGTGTTCACAGTTTTTGCACGCAACATCGCGGCTTTATATTTTCTTAGTACAAGCATGGAATTCCTTCTTCCTTCAATGTCTCTTTTCCATATATTCTGATATTTATGTAGCATGATTTGGCCATCAGTGCAAAatttctatttaatttttattgctCGATGTGATTGTCCTTGCGATATCAAGGTGTGCGGCTTCATCGGCCATATTTGGGTGCCATCTTCTGTTATATCACCATTAATGGCCAGGATTTATACCCTTGATGCGCGCGCGTGTAAACTATTATCAATTTCATTTTTCTTGCATTGGCTTGCCGAATTTTCAAATGGCATGATGTTTCATAAGTTGTATATTGTTCATCCGAAGCGCTATCTGTTAATCATGTTTTGATGGTTGGCAAATTTTCAACGttttatttatcatatatttttcaGTGCTTTAATCATAAGACGGTCTGATTTTTATAAGAAATTGATTTCAACTCATTAATGCGCAATTTTCCTTGCATTACCAAACAATTAATCTATATTTGGTGAAGaactagtttttttaaaaatgtttcttCATGGTGACCATACTTGTGAAGATTTCCAGTTTATGTTTTGATATCACTATTGCTGGCATTGAGCTTTAGCTGTTCTGCCGTTATTGAATGACCACTTTTGCTTGCAATCAGGATCTTATACTTGAGAAAATGTCTAAAGTGAAAACCAATTTGGATTTAATCCAATGGCTCGGATATGACATGTCAATTAAAGTTTTCTCCTATTTGGATAATCCTGGTGATCTTGTTCGTGCATCTGCTGTTTCTAGTTCTTGGAATGATTTTGGTAagctatttgttttttattgcTTGCAGTGCTAGGATTTTATCATTTGTATCTTTATTAGTTTAAATGTTTATTCATTTGGAAGGTTTTTATGTATGCTATATTAAGTTTGCGAGTTTTAATGGCATGCTTCTGAAAGTGAATTTCTCTAATGCTAAATTGTCCTGTAAATTTTATGTCACTTGTTTCTCCAAACCAGTGAGTAGTTCAATGTTCTCTGGCTTTATTTTGCTGTTCAAGTAGTAATAATATGAAAACGAAATATTTTGCAGTTATTGAAAATGGTCTCTGCAAGCAACTTTGCTTGAAAATGATTCCTGAAATATCTGCTGTTGTTCGAAGCATTGAGGTCGACAACATGATTGAATCTGATGGTGACAAGCTGGGGTATTATTATACAACAAAACAGGAGCGTCTTAATAGAAATCATAGAGTCTATGCACTCCTAGCTTTTGGTCTCATTCCTATCGATGACAGCTGCATCTCACAAGCCATATGTGCATCCAGCACGAATGATCACATAAGAGAAAGCCTTACAAATACATTGGATCCTAGGGATAGTACTGAACATGGCCCATCATATTGGTCAAGTATTGGGCAAAGGGATCCTTCTGTTACCGAGACTTTGCTTTATCGCCTCTTTTCCAAGATATGTCTTGTCACAGAGATTAATGTCCAACCATTCCAAGGTTAGCCCCgtagatatgttgatgtattgTGTATCTCAATTTGAATTGAAAAATAGGTTATGCTGAGGATTCCAAACTTTTGCTTCTGCTGACATAAAATTTGTATTTCTTGTCAGATTATATTAATGATGGCTTTCCTATATATTCAGCTAAAGCTATCCGATTTAGGTTGGGCCGGGAAAGAGACCCCATGGAAATAGATTCAAAGTTTGTTGTTTTACATGATGAAATGACTTTTAGTAGACATATGATATGGACTTATACTTCGCCAGTATTTTCAATGTCTCAGGTTAGTTCTACTATGAACATATGCGGGGTGGTGGTTGACTATCCATTCTAAATACCATTATCTAGTTttgttcaatttttgaatgaaattttACATGCAGTTTTTTTGGATAATGCTAATTGGCTCTGATAAAGTATAAGTTAAAAACAGTTAATTGATTGGGTGGTTAATAAGAGTATGAACTAAGCTTAAAATAGTAAATAGTAGAACTCACACGACACTGTCGACACATACAGAGCGGCTCTATGCCACCAAACTTCCCTCAGTTCTGTGCTATGTCATGACAAGAGAGGGTTCAGTAGGTGCAACCGAGCAGTTAATTGAAATCATCTAAGCTTCTGCAGAGAATACTGTTTGGCTTATTTAAGCGGTATAATACGATTCAAATATCTGGAAGTGTCCAAGAGGGGTACAATACGATTTAGATTAGATGTTTTACAAACATGTGGCAGCCATTTTCTCCACTGCAGTGATGCTTAggaaaaaatatttagaataacAATATTAACAAAAGACAAACAATGGATAAAGAAATGGAGATTGTTTAGATGGATTTCTAAATGGAAGAAGCACTTTATGAAGGTTAAGGCAACAATCAGATCTTGGTTCGTTAATTCAATTTTGAAGGTATTGGTAGCCTGGTAGGGCAGAGTAGTTGGTTGGAATAGTAAACTAGTTTGGTGTTTAAAACTGATAGTTATAGGTACTTAGCTCAATTAGTAGCAGAGGGGTAGAAGAGATCATTCAAGTTTGTTTGTTTTTGGATAAAGAGCCAAAAGACAGAACAATTTATTTTGAATTCTTTATCTTTTTTGGTTGAGATTTGATAAGCACATTCTCTTCTTTTCCCTTTAGATATTTTAAGTTCTTTCTCGTGTGGATATCTAATGATATCTTGGTAATTACTTACTCATGATACAAAGTTATTTTTGAGGCGGTGCGGTTTCTCATCTCTCTGTACCTTCTTAAAATAACTAGCATTGTTTTGAAATTTTACCCTTTTGAACTGCATTTTTTAGCTTACAATATTCTATGCTTGTTTATGAAATTTGAAATGCATCGGCGGCATATTGTACAGGAAAACAAGTTGCAACATTTCAAGCTACCTGAACCTGTTCtgtgcagtggaggttttctgcTTGTGGAGCTGTTGGGAAGTGTTCAAAAAAATGAAGATGTTAATTTATTCTACATATGGTATGTTTCTCAAATCTCATCTCTTCCTCTCACATGCATACAAATGAATTAATGTCGTTTGGGTCAAATATTGACTGAAGAAGAGCATTATTGCCAATTTAAATGGAATTGATGATTAGTTGGTCATTGATGGATTTCACAAATCCAGATTGATGAAATGTGTATATTATTCAATAGAAATGATGAGGATAGAAGCTCTACAATGTCCAGAGTCAGAGACTCCTTGTTAGTAGACCAGCTGTTAGTACTTAGTAGGGTGTATGTAGGAAAGGGTAAAAGTAAGAGTTAAGCTTGTAACTAGAACTATTACAGTTACAACTGACGAGTAACTAATTCTGTTAGTAAAACAGAATTAGTTACAGCAATTGGAATTGTAACATGTGAGTAAGAGTAACTAATTCTGTTAGTAAAACAAAATTAGTTTTAGTAAGTGGAACTTTAACAAATTCTGTTAGTAGAACAGAACTATAAATAGTAATTTGAGGGAAGAGTGAGTCAGTTTTTGAAATCTATTGTAATTGGAGAGTGACTTTCTCGAGTCAGCCAGTTTATTGCATACTCTGAGTTCTTTTAGATATCTCTCCTAACCAATTCAATAGCAATAGTCATGAAGGCCTCCTGCTAAAGCTACAGCCCTGTCCTCAAGGTTGACATTAGGGAACTGTCTTTGTAGCAACTCTTGATCCTCCCAGGTGGTGTCGTATGTGCCGCTCTTGCCCTTCCATTTGGCTAGTCACTGCCTTACATGCTGTCAAACCTTTTGGATTTCTCTGGAGGCCAGCACCTCTTTagattcttccatctcatctAACAACCTTCAGGGATAGAGGCTTCAACTTCATAATTCCCAATTATTTTAACGGTGATATGTGAAAGATCATTCATATGCATGTCTCTTTTTCACATACCAACATTTTCATCTTCTATGACATTAAGGGTGGTAATTAACGAGGGAGTTAAAGATCTTAAATCTGTTAagaattttttttgtaatataaTTCTTTTAATTCAGTCAGATGTATATTTAGATTTTCAttcttaattaaaatattttgtaactgatgttcatatttcatttaattataatatactaTGCATTAGTGTCGGTGTCCTTTGTTTTTACATTAACAATGTCGACGTGTCAGTGTAGTGTCCGGTGTCCATGTCAAAGTCCATGCTTCTTAGCCTAGAACTACACTTCATAGTTTCTTCCACTTCACCTTCCTTCAATTCAAACAGGGTTTCATCATCTCCCAACACCACCAATTACaactgttttttattttgcacATTGGTATATTGGGTGATATTGCTCCCCATATCTAAAACATAATTCCCGTGCTCTTCGATCCATCAATTCAGAATATGTAAGATTTTTTATCCGTCTATTCTGTTTGTTGTTGCCTCCTCTCCGTCCTTCTTCCTTGTTTATTTGAAGTGGGTTAAAGCTGGACCCTTGGGCATTTACAAATAGAATGGAATGAAAATTGGGTCCATCGCATTTGGGCTGGTTACCCATACTTGGTCCAGAATCTAAACTTCCTCTAATTGCTCCCTGTTGATAACCTGACCCATATCGTCATTGAACATTTGGAAATATTGTAATGATACTATTTTCTCTAGTAATATTCTGACTGGAGGAAATGGGAGACATTCCAACTAGGTTTACATCTCAAACTTATCACTGACACTTACACTTGTTATTTGCATTCTATTTGTGTCGAACTTTAGTGTCCATCAAACACATTCACAGTATGATATCACACTTGAAGTAAAAAACTGTCATCTTTGCTTGTATGTTATTCTGATATGATAAATTGGATTACTGTGGTGCAGCATCTCCCATGTTAAAGTCGGTGGACGAATACTTTTTCCAGAATTCGTCACGAGATGAGGAGGATTCCACAGATGGAAGCTGTAGCTTGAAATATTTCCCTCAGAAGTGGATGATTAAATTGGAGTGTAAGAAATATATGGCTGAACTAAATTGTTTTTACAGTGGCACTTTCAatgattttactatttttagcaAATTGTGTTAAATGACATTAGTGATTTGAATTTACTATAGCATCGATTACATTATGAatttgtttaaataaataaaatttcttaCTTGATGCTAGATAccaagttgttttatttttcccttttaacTGTTTAAGCACATATTAGTTTTGCCTCAAGCTAAAAATATGAATGCCACTCATCAAAAAATGTTGGTATCTTTGCAAATTTAGCATTCACCTTCTTTGAGATATGTGATAAATAGCATACACATATTTGTAGTTTTTAAgcacttattttattttacttttgaaaTCTTAGTATGAAGCCTTGCAATTCAAAGAGACTAATTTCACTGTTCATTTACGGAATTCTGTTTAATTTTAAAGTCAGAGCAAAATTATATATAACTTAACGCATAAATTTTTGCACTTAGCGGG is part of the Vicia villosa cultivar HV-30 ecotype Madison, WI linkage group LG2, Vvil1.0, whole genome shotgun sequence genome and encodes:
- the LOC131653167 gene encoding F-box protein At4g00755-like isoform X3, which translates into the protein MSKVKTNLDLIQWLGYDMSIKVFSYLDNPGDLVRASAVSSSWNDFVIENGLCKQLCLKMIPEISAVVRSIEVDNMIESDGDKLGYYYTTKQERLNRNHRVYALLAFGLIPIDDSCISQAICASSTNDHIRESLTNTLDPRDSTEHGPSYWSSIGQRDPSVTETLLYRLFSKICLVTEINVQPFQDYINDGFPIYSAKAIRFRLGRERDPMEIDSKFVVLHDEMTFSRHMIWTYTSPVFSMSQENKLQHFKLPEPVLCSGGFLLVELLGSVQKNEDVNLFYICISHVKVGGRILFPEFVTR
- the LOC131653167 gene encoding F-box protein At4g00755-like isoform X1, which gives rise to MTTFACNQDLILEKMSKVKTNLDLIQWLGYDMSIKVFSYLDNPGDLVRASAVSSSWNDFVIENGLCKQLCLKMIPEISAVVRSIEVDNMIESDGDKLGYYYTTKQERLNRNHRVYALLAFGLIPIDDSCISQAICASSTNDHIRESLTNTLDPRDSTEHGPSYWSSIGQRDPSVTETLLYRLFSKICLVTEINVQPFQDYINDGFPIYSAKAIRFRLGRERDPMEIDSKFVVLHDEMTFSRHMIWTYTSPVFSMSQENKLQHFKLPEPVLCSGGFLLVELLGSVQKNEDVNLFYICISHVKVGGRILFPEFVTR
- the LOC131653167 gene encoding F-box protein At4g00755-like isoform X2, coding for MTTFACNQDLILEKMSKVKTNLDLIQWLGYDMSIKVFSYLDNPGDLVRASAVSSSWNDFVIENGLCKQLCLKMIPEISAVVRSIEVDNMIESDGDKLGYYYTTKQERLNRNHRVYALLAFGLIPIDDSCISQAICASSTNDHIRESLTNTLDPRDSTEHGPSYWSSIGQRDPSVTETLLYRLFSKICLVTEINVQPFQAKAIRFRLGRERDPMEIDSKFVVLHDEMTFSRHMIWTYTSPVFSMSQENKLQHFKLPEPVLCSGGFLLVELLGSVQKNEDVNLFYICISHVKVGGRILFPEFVTR